The following proteins come from a genomic window of Deinococcus sp. KSM4-11:
- the wzy gene encoding O-antigen polysaccharide polymerase Wzy: MTVLSAGAPRPLSLPAVLMTAQAAWLAALLIPLMTHTPDWTLPLDTVSLLALGNAALGIGVTAAVTRTIWDARMLLYISLTMFNVGALIAHVFDPAAPIVIRYFTDVQLAHAGYYLTVCLAAWTLATVLTAILIPRTDATATPTQLQRLRTVGMLFLLAGTVPALLELMEAVQIVRSGGYMALYQQDVVVGVGNWRAVLAVFFIPGLLFLLGSGTLTARGRRGVLLTILLYVGVRIALGHRSGALMPLIATWFLWHRLVRPIPARLTVTVGLLIFMVLLPAVAILRNTAGIVDLSPDAVITTVTGLQSPLLSTLFETGANIMPTAYTMDYIPGARTFGYGLSYLTSLWTALPSIGGLNPGLAGDGPYAVWLVRAVDPGVASLGGGYGFSPMAEAYANFGLVGGVIGFLAVGLLVQGLLTRFSRPTNALHVVLMAVTLSFLLLWARGESVSYVRPIVWFVLLPALYVMYRRRDRLT, translated from the coding sequence ATGACCGTCCTCTCGGCCGGGGCTCCCCGCCCCCTCTCCCTGCCTGCCGTGCTCATGACGGCGCAGGCCGCTTGGCTGGCCGCCCTCCTGATCCCCCTGATGACGCACACGCCGGACTGGACGCTGCCGCTCGACACCGTGAGCCTGCTGGCGCTCGGGAACGCCGCGCTGGGCATAGGCGTGACAGCGGCCGTGACGCGTACCATCTGGGATGCGCGCATGCTGCTGTACATCTCCCTGACTATGTTCAATGTGGGCGCCCTTATCGCGCACGTGTTCGACCCAGCCGCGCCCATCGTCATCCGGTACTTCACGGACGTGCAGCTCGCGCACGCGGGGTACTACCTGACGGTCTGCCTCGCCGCGTGGACGCTCGCCACAGTGCTCACGGCCATCCTGATCCCCAGAACGGACGCCACCGCGACACCCACGCAGCTCCAGCGGTTGCGGACGGTGGGTATGCTGTTCCTGCTGGCGGGCACCGTGCCCGCCCTGCTGGAACTCATGGAGGCCGTACAGATCGTCCGGTCTGGCGGGTACATGGCGCTGTACCAGCAGGATGTGGTGGTGGGGGTGGGGAACTGGCGGGCCGTCCTGGCCGTGTTCTTCATTCCTGGCCTGCTGTTCCTGCTGGGGAGCGGTACGCTGACCGCGCGGGGGCGGCGGGGGGTGCTGCTCACCATCCTGCTGTACGTGGGCGTGCGGATCGCGCTGGGGCACCGGAGCGGCGCGCTGATGCCCCTGATCGCCACGTGGTTCCTGTGGCACCGGCTGGTGCGGCCCATCCCGGCGAGACTGACCGTCACGGTCGGCCTGCTGATCTTCATGGTGCTGCTGCCTGCCGTGGCCATCCTGCGGAACACGGCAGGCATCGTGGATCTCAGTCCGGACGCTGTGATCACCACCGTGACGGGCCTGCAATCCCCGCTGCTCAGCACGCTGTTTGAGACGGGCGCCAACATCATGCCGACCGCGTACACGATGGACTACATTCCTGGCGCGAGGACGTTCGGGTATGGCCTGAGCTACCTGACCTCCCTGTGGACGGCGCTGCCCAGCATCGGCGGCCTTAACCCTGGACTGGCGGGGGATGGGCCGTATGCCGTGTGGCTGGTGCGGGCGGTCGATCCTGGCGTGGCGAGCCTCGGTGGTGGCTACGGCTTTTCCCCGATGGCCGAGGCGTACGCGAACTTCGGCCTGGTGGGCGGCGTGATCGGGTTCCTGGCAGTCGGCCTGCTGGTGCAGGGCCTCCTGACGCGGTTCAGCCGCCCCACCAATGCGCTGCACGTCGTGCTGATGGCGGTCACGCTGAGCTTCCTGCTGCTGTGGGCGCGGGGCGAGAGCGTGTCCTACGTACGGCCCATCGTGTGGTTCGTGCTGCTGCCCGCGTTGTACGTCATGTACCGGCGCCGTGACCGCCTGACCTGA